One genomic region from Sphingobacterium sp. UGAL515B_05 encodes:
- a CDS encoding TolC family protein: MNFFPPYWAKGILTIGLLVCAISDTFALDSLRMSLKDMIDKALQNSKYIEQSYLQLKETEVAVQQQRMELLPKISARASASYASNMPVYDQGLLNKPAQHDIIHYLYDSGLDFYLNLYNGHRDLMKIESKKLENELARIDWKNAAAQTKLEVCNLFLDLELSYSNRSLIEQDIADQRAQLKEIEHLYKAGVVLHSDVLRISLELSKRELLLVQIGHDIQAANQKLQLIGGITAEIVPLPEQFQVENPSYEALVAEARSHAFSLLKSEQEVVLKKLSVKQARSNYLPELGLTSTFTFANPQVFLYPYNPSWYNLSITGLKLTIPISAIYLNKNVVRGAQIALDRQEVKHHHEEEILENQLLQALLDYQLAIKQQDVCQNNKALAQENARIIKNRYFKSSALITDLLDADMQYLKTLFDLETAHIALQKHYYFIEFLKGTI; the protein is encoded by the coding sequence GTGAACTTTTTTCCTCCCTATTGGGCAAAAGGCATACTAACCATAGGATTGTTAGTATGCGCTATTTCGGACACCTTCGCCCTCGATTCTTTGCGCATGTCCTTGAAAGACATGATCGACAAAGCACTACAGAACAGTAAATACATTGAGCAGTCTTATTTGCAGCTCAAAGAAACTGAGGTGGCGGTACAGCAGCAACGCATGGAGTTGCTGCCCAAGATTTCCGCCCGAGCTTCTGCTAGTTATGCGAGTAATATGCCTGTGTATGATCAGGGACTTTTAAATAAACCCGCCCAGCATGATATCATTCATTACTTGTACGATAGCGGCCTGGATTTTTATCTGAACCTCTACAACGGGCATCGGGACCTGATGAAAATTGAGTCCAAAAAATTGGAAAATGAGCTGGCTAGAATCGATTGGAAGAATGCCGCGGCGCAGACGAAATTGGAGGTTTGCAATCTTTTTTTGGATTTGGAACTGTCGTATAGTAACCGATCTTTAATCGAGCAGGATATTGCTGATCAACGGGCACAGCTCAAGGAGATTGAGCATCTGTATAAGGCGGGTGTTGTATTGCACAGTGACGTCCTGCGTATTTCGTTGGAGCTTTCGAAGCGGGAACTGTTGCTCGTGCAGATCGGTCATGATATTCAGGCTGCAAATCAGAAGCTGCAGCTAATTGGTGGTATTACTGCGGAGATTGTGCCCCTGCCCGAGCAGTTTCAGGTGGAAAACCCCAGCTATGAAGCGCTTGTTGCCGAAGCGCGAAGCCATGCTTTTTCCCTCCTAAAATCCGAACAGGAAGTGGTTTTGAAGAAGTTGTCGGTCAAACAGGCGCGATCAAATTATCTTCCTGAGTTGGGTTTGACCAGTACATTCACTTTTGCCAATCCACAGGTTTTCTTGTATCCCTATAACCCCAGCTGGTATAATCTGAGTATCACAGGGCTCAAATTAACCATACCGATCTCGGCAATTTATCTCAATAAAAACGTGGTGCGCGGAGCACAGATCGCCTTGGATCGACAAGAGGTAAAACACCATCATGAAGAGGAGATTCTGGAAAATCAACTATTACAGGCCCTGTTGGATTATCAATTGGCTATTAAGCAGCAGGACGTCTGTCAAAACAATAAGGCGTTGGCGCAGGAAAATGCACGGATTATAAAAAACAGGTATTTTAAATCATCGGCTTTGATTACAGATCTCTTAGATGCTGATATGCAATACCTAAAAACACTTTTTGATCTTGAAACCGCACATATTGCGCTACAGAAACATTATTATTTTATCGAATTTTTGAAGGGTACTATCTAA
- a CDS encoding HlyD family secretion protein encodes MKPKSRRTVVEAQLTRITNWLAGIVLLALLLWGAQALWMRLRYTYTNDAQVTQYINPIVSRVGGYVVSVHYHDHQLVKRGDTLLLIDNKEYKYEADQVAASVNKEAAEINVLHSQKEILQAEHESLRTSIAAGEARVTKQQLEYDRYNYLFQEKSATAQQLEDVKATLDVYKSELASLKHKLQASQERVHDVDMKKGVVDAERVRLTAAVGRKRLDVGYTVIRAPYDGQIGKRTIEKGQMISAGEVLGFIVNRETPTWVTANFKETQLRYLHLGNRVEVVADAYPDQKFYGKIISISPATGSAFSLLPPDNATGNFVKIVQRVPVRIELDKQRGAQQLLSGMNVNVLVSKNQN; translated from the coding sequence ATGAAACCTAAATCACGAAGAACAGTTGTGGAGGCACAACTCACTCGAATCACCAACTGGTTGGCTGGAATTGTCTTGTTGGCCTTGTTGTTATGGGGCGCTCAAGCATTATGGATGCGCTTGCGGTATACCTATACAAATGATGCACAGGTAACACAGTATATCAATCCCATTGTTTCTCGGGTGGGCGGATATGTGGTTTCTGTGCATTATCACGATCATCAATTGGTTAAACGGGGTGATACCTTGTTGCTTATAGATAATAAGGAATATAAATATGAGGCTGATCAGGTAGCGGCATCTGTCAATAAGGAAGCTGCAGAGATCAATGTTCTTCATAGTCAAAAGGAAATTCTCCAGGCGGAACATGAGTCTTTACGGACCTCAATTGCTGCCGGGGAGGCTCGGGTAACCAAGCAACAGTTGGAGTATGATCGCTATAATTATTTGTTTCAGGAAAAGTCTGCAACGGCACAGCAACTGGAGGATGTAAAAGCGACGTTGGATGTGTATAAGAGTGAGCTGGCTTCGTTAAAGCATAAATTACAGGCGTCACAGGAGCGTGTGCATGATGTGGATATGAAAAAAGGTGTGGTCGATGCCGAACGTGTTCGTTTGACGGCAGCTGTCGGCCGTAAAAGGCTTGATGTCGGCTATACCGTTATTCGCGCACCTTACGATGGGCAGATTGGCAAACGCACGATTGAAAAAGGTCAAATGATAAGTGCTGGCGAAGTTTTGGGCTTTATCGTCAATAGAGAAACCCCAACCTGGGTAACGGCTAATTTTAAGGAAACACAACTGCGTTATTTGCATCTTGGCAATAGGGTTGAGGTGGTTGCTGATGCGTATCCGGATCAAAAATTTTATGGGAAAATTATTTCCATCTCCCCAGCTACGGGTTCTGCATTCTCCCTTTTGCCGCCAGATAATGCAACGGGCAACTTTGTGAAGATTGTACAACGCGTACCTGTGCGCATTGAGCTGGATAAGCAAAGGGGAGCCCAACAGCTTCTTTCGGGAATGAATGTGAATGTGTTGGTATCAAAAAATCAGAACTAG
- a CDS encoding TolC family protein, with amino-acid sequence MNKQPILSKKSFTFFLFILALYHTAIAQDRKSSVSELTGQQLDYSKFIHTVAKNNLGYAAEKFNLSIAEANIISARVFPDPEFSMGIFDNSERTKQLGRGYNAGIAWTLELGAKRKARINLAKDEAEVTRLLLADYFRNLRADATLAFLTAKQQALLVKINQNSYQQLRQLATSDSIRYKLGSIPEIDFRQSKLEAANMHNTLLATEATWKSALVNLSLFMADNSLTTTGVPPDAFDHLDRAYRLDELVRVAQNDRSDLKVALQNKQLSQRLLQLAQANRAIDLGLSFGVTYNGEARNETAPTPQFTAINAGISIPLKFSNFKTGDLKAAKFKIDQDEVAYQDVLLRIQIEVTQAFLTYQAAQKQVQLFDSAMLSEAKAILEGKVYSYKRGETSLLEVLNAQRTYNDTQLSYYEARYNYAVALVELQRTAGIWDIQEI; translated from the coding sequence ATGAACAAACAACCTATTTTATCAAAGAAAAGCTTTACCTTTTTTCTTTTTATACTCGCGCTATACCATACAGCAATCGCTCAGGATAGGAAGAGCAGCGTGTCAGAACTGACAGGGCAGCAACTCGATTATTCAAAATTTATACATACAGTCGCTAAAAATAATCTGGGCTACGCCGCCGAAAAATTCAACCTCAGCATTGCTGAAGCCAATATCATTAGCGCCAGGGTGTTTCCTGACCCTGAATTTAGCATGGGCATTTTTGATAATAGTGAACGTACAAAACAACTGGGGCGGGGCTATAATGCAGGAATTGCATGGACCCTGGAATTGGGGGCTAAACGAAAAGCCCGGATAAACCTGGCCAAAGATGAAGCCGAGGTAACCCGTTTATTGCTAGCAGATTATTTCCGAAATTTACGTGCCGACGCTACACTTGCATTTTTAACAGCAAAACAGCAGGCATTATTGGTGAAAATAAACCAAAATTCCTATCAGCAACTGAGGCAATTGGCCACATCGGATAGTATCCGCTATAAATTGGGGAGCATCCCTGAAATAGATTTCCGCCAATCTAAATTGGAGGCCGCCAATATGCACAATACGTTGCTGGCAACAGAAGCAACCTGGAAATCCGCCCTTGTAAACCTTTCCCTATTTATGGCAGACAACTCCCTTACGACAACGGGGGTACCCCCAGATGCTTTCGATCATTTGGACCGGGCATACCGCTTAGATGAACTGGTCAGAGTAGCCCAAAATGACCGCAGCGATCTAAAAGTTGCCCTGCAAAACAAACAGCTGTCACAGCGTCTGCTCCAATTGGCGCAGGCCAACCGGGCAATAGACCTCGGACTTTCATTTGGCGTTACCTATAATGGAGAAGCACGAAATGAAACTGCACCAACGCCTCAGTTTACGGCTATAAATGCAGGTATTTCAATTCCGCTAAAGTTCTCGAATTTTAAAACGGGCGATCTTAAAGCCGCAAAATTTAAGATCGATCAGGACGAGGTTGCCTATCAAGATGTACTCCTACGCATTCAGATCGAAGTTACGCAAGCGTTCCTAACCTACCAGGCCGCTCAAAAACAGGTACAGCTATTTGACAGCGCTATGCTATCGGAAGCAAAAGCAATTTTGGAAGGAAAGGTTTACAGCTATAAAAGAGGCGAAACATCCCTACTCGAAGTTTTAAATGCTCAACGGACCTACAATGATACCCAGCTTAGCTATTATGAAGCCCGTTACAATTATGCCGTAGCATTGGTTGAACTCCAACGCACAGCCGGGATATGGGATATTCAGGAGATCTAA
- a CDS encoding CusA/CzcA family heavy metal efflux RND transporter, with translation MNIKQLIGHIIAKRWVIAASFLLIGFFGYYAWRQLSVEAYPDIADVSSQVVTQVPGLAAEEMEQQITIPIEQAINGLPGMEVMRSKTTFGLSMVTIVFKDGVEDYWARARIQERLADLSLPYGASPGLDPLTSPTGEIFRYILESKTHDLRQLTDLQNFVIIPKIKQVSGVADVTNFGGITTQFQVELDPKKLDQYEISLAEVVAKIESNNANAGGSVMNRGDQSYVIRGIGLVKTLDDLGNIVVKSTNGNRIYMRDLGQIKLGNLARKGALGYSDKRGANYSDNIEGIVLLLKNENPSDVLAGVNATVRELNEKILPEDVKIHVVLDRTSLVDNTLHTVSKTLLEGMILVIFVLIIFLGSWRGALLVAITIPLSLLIAFILMHFTHIPANLLSLGAIDFGIIVDGAIVILETILKKREDEPESLLQEKTIAQKIAEVAKPIFFATLIIITAYLPLFAFERVEKKLFTPMAYTVGYALFGALAVALVLIPGLAYLIYRKPQKIFHNKWLAKLTTAYQSAIEKVMQAPKQVFIPLAIVLLATGLLTASVGKDFLPSLDEGSIWLQVSLPPGITVEKSKEMSDTLRARTLKHDEISYVMVQAGRNDDGTDAWTPSHFEVSVGLKPYKTWKWGKTKEDLINELAAEYAKMPGFNVAFSQPMIDGVMDKIAGAHSELVVKIFGDDLKETRRVAEELITTLQQVKGAVDLAIDQEPPLPQLQIIADRDKIAQYGLNIADVTDLIQIAIGGKTVAQVYQGIKVYDITCQYQEENRNSPEKIGNLMLYPENGNRIPLAQVATIKLNTGESMISRERNNRQLTVRLNVRGRDLGTFLTEAQHAIAKNIPYDQHKITLKWGGQFENQQRAYTRLAIIVPLTLAIIFILLYGTFGSFRQAGLLMGIVPLALFGGMLALHVRGMTLNVSSAVGFIALFGVAIQNGVLMLSQMNVLCKNGLPLHKAVTQGAFSRFRPVLMTATVAILGLLPASLATGIGSDVQRPLATVIVYGLLFSTILTLFVLPPLYYLLERNSTTQKDPVE, from the coding sequence ATGAATATTAAACAATTGATTGGCCATATCATTGCAAAGAGATGGGTAATCGCCGCATCTTTTCTATTGATCGGCTTTTTCGGTTACTATGCCTGGCGACAACTTTCGGTTGAGGCATACCCTGATATCGCTGACGTATCGTCACAGGTCGTAACCCAGGTACCGGGCTTAGCTGCCGAAGAAATGGAACAGCAGATCACCATCCCGATCGAACAGGCCATCAATGGATTGCCGGGGATGGAAGTAATGCGCAGTAAAACGACTTTTGGCTTATCCATGGTCACGATTGTCTTCAAAGATGGTGTTGAAGATTATTGGGCGAGAGCCCGTATACAGGAGCGTCTAGCTGATTTATCCCTGCCCTATGGTGCCAGTCCGGGATTAGATCCGCTGACTTCACCCACAGGTGAGATCTTCCGTTATATTCTTGAAAGCAAAACCCACGATTTACGCCAGTTGACGGATCTTCAAAATTTTGTTATCATTCCCAAAATCAAGCAGGTTTCGGGCGTTGCAGATGTAACCAATTTTGGGGGAATCACCACACAGTTCCAAGTGGAACTGGATCCGAAAAAGCTTGACCAATATGAAATTTCGCTTGCCGAAGTTGTCGCCAAGATCGAAAGCAATAATGCCAATGCCGGCGGCAGTGTGATGAACCGTGGCGATCAGTCGTACGTCATCCGTGGCATCGGTCTGGTCAAGACATTGGATGATTTGGGCAACATCGTCGTAAAATCCACCAACGGAAATCGGATATATATGCGTGACCTCGGTCAGATCAAACTTGGAAATCTAGCACGCAAAGGCGCTTTAGGATATTCGGATAAACGCGGGGCCAATTATTCGGACAATATCGAAGGTATTGTCCTGCTATTAAAAAATGAGAATCCTTCTGATGTTTTGGCGGGTGTAAATGCAACGGTCCGCGAACTAAACGAAAAGATTCTTCCGGAAGACGTAAAAATACATGTCGTGCTCGATAGAACCAGTTTGGTCGACAATACCCTACATACCGTTTCCAAAACCCTTCTCGAAGGTATGATCTTGGTTATTTTTGTCCTTATTATTTTCCTGGGCAGCTGGCGTGGCGCACTCTTGGTGGCCATTACCATTCCATTGTCCTTGTTGATTGCCTTTATTCTGATGCATTTCACCCATATTCCAGCCAACTTGCTTTCCTTAGGGGCAATTGATTTTGGGATTATTGTAGACGGAGCCATCGTTATACTCGAAACCATTCTTAAAAAAAGAGAAGATGAACCAGAAAGTCTGCTGCAGGAAAAAACTATTGCGCAGAAAATTGCTGAAGTCGCCAAACCGATATTCTTTGCGACACTGATCATTATTACAGCCTATCTTCCCCTGTTCGCATTTGAGCGCGTCGAGAAAAAACTTTTTACGCCGATGGCCTATACCGTGGGTTATGCCCTTTTCGGTGCCTTGGCTGTCGCTCTTGTGCTTATACCCGGGTTGGCCTATTTGATCTATCGCAAACCCCAAAAAATCTTTCACAACAAATGGTTGGCAAAATTGACTACGGCTTATCAGTCGGCGATAGAAAAGGTTATGCAGGCTCCCAAACAAGTTTTCATTCCATTGGCAATTGTATTGCTTGCCACAGGTTTGCTCACGGCCTCCGTTGGCAAGGACTTTCTTCCGTCGTTGGATGAAGGCTCGATCTGGCTTCAAGTGTCACTTCCCCCAGGCATCACAGTAGAAAAGTCAAAAGAAATGAGCGATACCCTACGTGCCCGCACACTTAAACACGATGAGATCTCCTATGTCATGGTACAGGCGGGGCGTAACGACGATGGTACCGACGCCTGGACACCCTCCCATTTCGAAGTTAGTGTGGGATTAAAACCTTACAAAACATGGAAATGGGGGAAAACCAAAGAAGATCTGATCAATGAGCTTGCTGCAGAATATGCGAAAATGCCGGGCTTCAATGTTGCTTTTTCCCAACCCATGATCGACGGGGTCATGGATAAAATCGCTGGCGCCCATAGTGAGCTCGTTGTCAAAATATTCGGCGATGATTTAAAAGAAACCCGACGGGTCGCCGAGGAACTGATCACAACACTCCAACAAGTGAAGGGAGCTGTCGATCTGGCCATTGATCAGGAGCCACCACTCCCCCAATTGCAGATTATCGCCGATCGCGATAAAATAGCGCAATACGGACTGAACATCGCTGACGTGACTGACCTGATCCAGATCGCTATCGGGGGAAAAACCGTTGCACAGGTTTATCAAGGAATCAAAGTGTATGATATTACCTGTCAATATCAGGAGGAAAACAGGAATTCGCCTGAAAAAATCGGCAATTTAATGCTGTATCCCGAAAATGGAAACCGTATTCCACTAGCTCAGGTGGCCACGATTAAACTCAATACGGGAGAAAGTATGATTTCACGCGAGCGTAACAACCGACAGTTGACGGTCCGTCTAAATGTTCGCGGTCGCGATCTAGGGACATTCCTCACTGAAGCACAGCATGCCATTGCCAAAAATATACCCTATGACCAACATAAAATTACGTTAAAATGGGGCGGACAATTTGAAAATCAGCAACGTGCCTATACGCGTCTTGCCATTATCGTCCCATTGACATTAGCCATTATATTTATCTTATTGTATGGCACATTTGGTTCATTTAGGCAAGCTGGTCTATTAATGGGCATCGTACCCTTGGCACTTTTTGGCGGTATGCTCGCACTCCATGTTCGCGGGATGACGCTAAACGTTTCCTCGGCAGTCGGTTTTATTGCCTTATTCGGTGTGGCCATACAAAACGGTGTCTTGATGCTTTCACAGATGAATGTACTGTGTAAAAATGGGCTGCCGCTACATAAAGCGGTAACACAGGGAGCCTTTAGTCGTTTTCGCCCCGTTTTGATGACCGCTACGGTAGCTATTCTTGGTTTGCTTCCGGCTTCACTAGCAACAGGGATTGGATCGGATGTGCAACGTCCTTTGGCAACGGTAATCGTTTATGGCCTACTATTTTCGACTATCCTGACACTATTTGTGCTCCCTCCACTCTATTATCTTTTAGAACGTAACAGCACCACACAAAAAGACCCCGTAGAATAA
- a CDS encoding efflux RND transporter periplasmic adaptor subunit — translation MNWIPVLLLLQACNSQSHESPNQSPAISAAGDTVTVSENTSLLSKLKFVTTTHAQHALKLNAAATVKIIPSSYVEIPVPFAGRIVKSHVKLGQKVAINTPLFSISSSDYFEAQRAYLDAKQAFMFAENMLKRQKDLIAHGVGSKKELEEAATNFATSNAALGNTTAALKIFDSNPPHSVLGEPLLVRSPIQGEILSSSIVLGQYTKEDAPALLRIAELSNVWVSAYIKEKDLPAIDQLARVEVSVDALPTKKISGKIIHINQFVDEASRNIEVLIACENADRTLKPGMYVNAEFERQMTATLFIPAKAIFQFNDKSFVWVKTSSNTFVKRYVTTGVTEGDAIQILTGLVPQEQIVAEGAFYLTPGL, via the coding sequence ATGAATTGGATCCCTGTGCTGCTGTTGCTGCAAGCTTGCAACAGCCAGTCTCACGAAAGCCCCAACCAATCTCCGGCCATCAGCGCAGCTGGAGACACCGTGACCGTCAGTGAAAACACGTCCCTGTTATCGAAACTCAAATTTGTTACGACGACCCATGCACAACATGCACTGAAACTAAATGCAGCTGCTACAGTGAAGATTATTCCCAGCAGTTATGTGGAGATTCCGGTCCCTTTTGCTGGACGAATTGTCAAATCGCACGTGAAACTGGGCCAAAAAGTTGCTATCAACACGCCTTTATTTTCAATTAGTTCATCCGACTATTTTGAGGCACAAAGGGCTTACCTTGACGCCAAACAAGCATTTATGTTTGCCGAGAATATGTTAAAACGCCAAAAAGATCTGATCGCGCATGGTGTTGGCTCTAAAAAAGAACTCGAAGAAGCAGCAACAAATTTTGCGACGAGCAATGCTGCGCTTGGAAATACCACTGCCGCCTTAAAAATATTCGACAGCAACCCGCCCCATAGTGTTCTCGGTGAGCCTCTCCTTGTTCGTTCACCTATTCAAGGCGAAATTTTAAGTAGTTCGATTGTACTGGGGCAGTACACGAAAGAAGACGCTCCGGCATTACTCCGCATTGCCGAATTGTCAAACGTGTGGGTATCGGCCTACATCAAAGAAAAGGACTTGCCGGCAATCGATCAACTTGCGCGTGTTGAAGTGAGCGTAGACGCGCTCCCTACTAAAAAAATATCCGGAAAAATTATCCATATCAACCAATTTGTCGACGAAGCAAGCCGGAATATTGAGGTCCTCATTGCCTGTGAAAATGCTGATCGTACCTTAAAACCGGGGATGTATGTCAACGCCGAATTCGAACGGCAGATGACTGCGACACTTTTCATTCCGGCAAAAGCTATATTTCAATTTAACGATAAGAGTTTTGTTTGGGTCAAAACATCGTCCAATACCTTCGTCAAGCGCTATGTTACTACTGGCGTAACAGAAGGTGATGCGATCCAGATTTTAACAGGCCTGGTTCCGCAGGAACAGATTGTTGCTGAAGGTGCCTTTTATTTAACACCCGGCCTGTGA
- a CDS encoding ATP-binding protein, translating to MRIRTRISILFTLITATILLVFACTVYFSAVENREREFYALLKKEAYTKANLFLNAKVDKKTLEDIYHNNRKILNEVEVAIYDTRFDLLYHDAVDIDFVKETAAMLQDILKNKEIRFYQEKWQVIGITFPYKDKTYIITAAAYDQYGYNKLNSLLSTILLVFILSIFLIYAAGIFFSKKVFQPILEMTQRVKTISATSLDARLTSSGNKDELSELASTFNAMLDRLENSFDAQKHFVSNISHELRTPLAAMIAELEISANKDRSIVEYKTVIDNTLNDAQKLKKLFNSLLDFAKASYDSSEIAFKTLRIDEILIDACQQVLQSSPNYKLDIFVDPAIEDEKLLSINANEYLLQVAFVNLIENACKFSPNQKCLIAIKADENRIQLEFKDDGIGIDPVDLPNIFTPFYRGSNKDYSEGNGIGLSLTRKIVLLHQGEISVRSAKGVGSVFSIDIPHRSLF from the coding sequence ATGCGAATCAGGACACGAATCTCCATATTATTCACGCTGATTACAGCCACCATATTGCTGGTATTTGCCTGTACAGTATATTTTTCAGCGGTGGAGAATCGGGAAAGAGAATTTTACGCCCTATTGAAAAAAGAAGCTTACACCAAAGCAAACCTTTTTTTGAATGCAAAAGTTGACAAAAAGACCTTAGAAGATATCTACCACAACAACCGAAAAATCCTCAACGAAGTCGAGGTTGCAATTTACGACACCCGTTTTGATCTCTTGTATCATGATGCCGTAGATATCGACTTTGTCAAAGAGACAGCAGCCATGCTGCAGGATATTCTCAAAAATAAAGAGATACGATTTTATCAGGAAAAATGGCAGGTCATCGGCATAACCTTTCCGTATAAAGACAAAACTTACATCATCACAGCCGCAGCATATGATCAATACGGCTACAATAAACTCAATAGTCTATTATCTACGATTCTTTTGGTTTTCATTTTGTCTATATTTCTGATCTATGCAGCAGGAATATTCTTTTCCAAAAAGGTCTTTCAACCTATCCTGGAAATGACACAACGTGTAAAAACCATTTCTGCGACAAGTTTGGATGCCAGGCTCACGAGTAGCGGAAATAAAGACGAGCTTTCCGAATTGGCGAGTACATTCAATGCGATGCTCGACCGCCTCGAAAACTCCTTTGACGCCCAAAAGCATTTTGTCTCCAATATCTCGCATGAGCTAAGAACGCCCTTGGCCGCCATGATTGCAGAACTCGAGATTTCTGCCAATAAGGACCGCAGCATAGTGGAGTATAAAACTGTCATCGACAATACGCTAAATGATGCACAGAAACTGAAGAAGTTATTTAATAGCTTACTTGATTTTGCCAAAGCAAGTTACGACAGTTCTGAAATCGCGTTTAAAACCTTACGTATAGATGAAATACTAATTGATGCATGTCAGCAGGTTCTCCAGTCAAGTCCAAATTATAAACTCGACATTTTTGTCGATCCGGCGATTGAAGATGAAAAACTTCTATCCATCAATGCCAATGAGTATCTATTGCAGGTCGCCTTTGTCAACCTCATTGAAAATGCCTGTAAATTTTCACCCAATCAAAAATGCCTAATCGCTATCAAGGCGGATGAAAATAGGATTCAGCTGGAATTTAAAGATGACGGAATAGGCATTGACCCGGTCGATCTGCCCAATATATTCACGCCATTCTATCGTGGAAGTAACAAAGATTATAGCGAGGGAAATGGTATCGGTTTATCGCTTACCCGAAAAATCGTGCTTCTCCATCAAGGCGAGATCAGCGTCCGCTCGGCAAAAGGCGTTGGAAGTGTTTTTAGCATTGATATCCCCCATCGTTCATTATTCTAA
- a CDS encoding response regulator transcription factor produces the protein MKILLVEDDVRVAGLIKRGLDENEFQTAIAYDGISGKKMALQHDFDLIITDIVLPKMDGLDLCKEIRHIKPDVPIIMLTALGTTDDKIEGFDAGANDYLVKPFEMRELLARIRVLLKRYQKQDTLTGTILRYGDLEMNLHTKSVKRNTVEIHLTPKEFKLLHYLLQNPERVLSRMEIAEKVWETHFDTGTNFIDVYINYLRKKIDKDFATRYIHTKSGMGFILKQD, from the coding sequence ATGAAGATTCTCCTAGTCGAAGATGACGTACGTGTCGCAGGATTGATCAAACGCGGACTTGATGAAAATGAATTTCAAACAGCTATTGCCTACGACGGCATATCTGGAAAGAAAATGGCCTTACAACACGACTTTGATCTTATCATAACCGATATCGTGCTCCCTAAGATGGATGGACTGGATCTCTGCAAAGAAATTCGTCATATCAAACCCGATGTTCCCATTATCATGTTAACAGCATTAGGAACTACAGACGATAAAATTGAGGGTTTTGACGCCGGAGCGAATGACTATCTGGTCAAACCTTTTGAAATGCGCGAACTGTTAGCCCGCATCAGAGTTCTGCTCAAAAGATATCAAAAACAAGATACACTCACGGGAACAATCTTACGTTATGGGGATCTGGAAATGAACCTCCATACCAAAAGCGTCAAAAGGAATACGGTCGAAATCCATTTGACCCCCAAAGAGTTCAAGTTACTCCATTATTTATTGCAAAATCCCGAGCGTGTCCTTTCCAGAATGGAAATTGCTGAAAAAGTGTGGGAAACGCATTTTGATACCGGAACCAACTTCATTGATGTTTACATCAACTATTTACGTAAGAAAATCGACAAAGATTTTGCAACCAGATATATCCATACTAAATCCGGAATGGGCTTTATTCTAAAACAGGACTAA